A section of the Asticcacaulis sp. EMRT-3 genome encodes:
- a CDS encoding phytanoyl-CoA dioxygenase, whose translation MGDKITFSERLKTRIPSLRHFAGRARTDSRNIAYDLLPVLGLGQRQALVQTLSAFAPKTPGLKLSARARALLEQLREEGVTDMQPAIDPGWLADLVTYFKATPCHDPYRPHLGSFRWDAPPSDEINIGYYSWNETLRAPHMAALMNQPDILAVAEAYMGCKPVIDNIGITWSYPGRETAKSVQRFHRDYDCARNFKAFYYLTDVDEASGPHRFVRGSHRDRRLDTGRAQTDEAIAATFGEASIARITGPAGSWFLEDVYGFHKGQLPVDEPRLLLAIEYNLYPSPFCPRGSERLPLAGRDPYINKLVMA comes from the coding sequence ATGGGCGACAAGATTACCTTTTCCGAGCGCCTGAAAACGCGCATACCCAGCCTCCGCCATTTCGCCGGGCGGGCGCGCACAGACAGTCGCAACATCGCCTATGACCTGCTGCCCGTGCTGGGCTTGGGCCAGCGCCAGGCCCTGGTGCAAACCCTGTCCGCCTTTGCGCCAAAAACGCCCGGTCTGAAACTGTCAGCGCGGGCGAGGGCTTTGCTTGAGCAATTGCGCGAAGAGGGCGTCACCGATATGCAGCCCGCCATCGATCCCGGCTGGCTGGCCGATCTGGTGACCTATTTTAAAGCCACCCCCTGCCATGACCCCTACCGGCCGCATCTTGGCAGCTTTCGCTGGGATGCTCCGCCTTCGGACGAAATCAATATCGGCTATTATAGCTGGAACGAAACCCTGCGCGCGCCGCACATGGCCGCCCTGATGAACCAGCCCGACATACTGGCCGTCGCCGAGGCCTATATGGGCTGCAAGCCGGTGATCGATAATATCGGCATCACCTGGTCTTACCCAGGCCGCGAAACCGCCAAAAGCGTGCAGCGCTTCCACCGCGATTATGATTGCGCCCGAAATTTCAAAGCCTTCTATTATCTCACCGATGTTGATGAAGCGTCCGGCCCGCACAGATTCGTGCGCGGCTCCCACCGCGACCGTCGCCTCGATACGGGCCGCGCCCAGACCGACGAGGCCATTGCCGCCACCTTTGGCGAGGCGTCCATCGCGCGCATCACCGGCCCCGCCGGTTCGTGGTTTCTCGAAGATGTCTATGGCTTTCACAAGGGGCAGTTGCCGGTCGATGAACCACGCCTGCTGCTGGCCATCGAATATAATCTCTATCCGTCGCCCTTTTGTCCGCGTGGTAGCGAGCGCCTGCCGCTTGCAGGCCGTGACCCCTATATCAACAAACTGGTGATGGCATGA
- a CDS encoding acyl carrier protein, which produces MDKPAFIAAVADILEADPSGLTGEEKIDDVGNWDSLSVITFVAMVDADLGKAVDSDKLKDAKTLDDLAALVDL; this is translated from the coding sequence ATGGACAAGCCCGCCTTTATCGCCGCCGTCGCGGACATTCTCGAAGCCGATCCGTCCGGCCTGACCGGAGAGGAAAAGATCGACGATGTCGGCAACTGGGATTCCTTGTCGGTCATCACCTTTGTCGCTATGGTCGATGCCGATCTGGGCAAGGCGGTGGATAGCGACAAGCTGAAAGACGCCAAAACCCTCGACGATCTGGCCGCCCTGGTCGATCTGTAA
- a CDS encoding ketoacyl-ACP synthase III: MPETHLDGIAFRGVRACVPAQSRTLEDENLIDTEAERERLMKSIGVRSRHIARPEVMTSDLCHKAADGLLDQLGWARDTVDVLIFVTQSADYVIPATACVLQTRLGLGSCLAFDVNLGCSGYPYGLWLAASLLKSVSVSGRPARALILAGDISSARMVPGDRSVIPLFGDAGTATALETDPDAKPMHGVFGTDGAGAEHIIIKAGALKGSLLPQREAMSEEAFEQLYRDSRLYLNGTEVFNFTLKNVPPLVQAIFDAAAVSIDDVDYVVFHQANTFMLNHLRKKSGLPEDKVPIAMETFGNTSSASIPLTLCARLSDALTEPRELVFIGFGVGWSWGAMKLSVSGIPAPQIDDYG; the protein is encoded by the coding sequence ATGCCCGAAACCCATCTGGATGGGATCGCCTTTCGCGGCGTTCGCGCCTGCGTTCCGGCTCAGTCGCGCACGCTCGAAGACGAAAACCTGATCGATACCGAGGCCGAGCGCGAACGGCTGATGAAATCGATCGGTGTGCGTTCGCGCCATATTGCCCGCCCCGAGGTCATGACCTCCGATCTGTGCCATAAGGCGGCCGACGGCCTGCTCGACCAGCTTGGCTGGGCGCGCGACACGGTGGATGTGTTGATCTTCGTCACCCAAAGCGCCGACTATGTGATCCCGGCCACGGCCTGCGTTTTGCAAACGCGCCTGGGCCTGGGTTCATGCCTGGCTTTCGATGTCAATCTCGGCTGTTCGGGCTATCCATACGGCCTGTGGCTGGCAGCCAGCCTACTCAAAAGCGTCAGCGTCAGCGGACGGCCAGCACGGGCGCTTATTCTGGCTGGTGATATATCTTCGGCGCGCATGGTGCCCGGTGATCGCAGCGTCATTCCGCTGTTTGGCGACGCCGGCACGGCCACGGCGCTGGAAACCGACCCGGACGCCAAACCCATGCACGGCGTTTTCGGTACGGATGGCGCGGGCGCAGAACACATCATCATCAAGGCGGGCGCGCTCAAGGGGTCGTTGCTGCCGCAGCGCGAAGCCATGAGCGAGGAGGCCTTCGAGCAGCTTTACCGCGATTCACGCCTGTATCTGAACGGCACTGAGGTTTTTAACTTCACGCTGAAAAACGTGCCGCCGCTGGTTCAGGCCATTTTTGATGCGGCCGCCGTTTCCATTGACGATGTCGATTATGTCGTCTTCCATCAGGCCAATACCTTCATGCTCAACCATCTGCGCAAGAAATCGGGCCTGCCGGAAGACAAGGTGCCGATCGCCATGGAAACCTTCGGCAATACCTCATCGGCCTCGATTCCGCTGACCCTGTGCGCGCGCCTGTCTGACGCCCTGACTGAGCCGCGCGAACTGGTCTTTATCGGTTTTGGCGTCGGCTGGTCGTGGGGCGCGATGAAGCTGTCAGTCAGTGGCATTCCCGCGCCGCAGATCGATGACTATGGCTGA
- a CDS encoding aromatic ring-hydroxylating dioxygenase subunit alpha has product MADTFRIAALRGRIAADYYHRDDVLAAELEHVFKPSWLCVGFLQDVQNHQDFITARIGHHDIVVQNFHGELRAFRNVCSHRFARIQCASTGNRPLQCPYHGWTYDGAGRPVGIPLNGHSFSLDEADKDALALEAYALETVGHFVFVRMSREGPSLQTFLGSFYDDLHHVSETCPDRFEKDSFDWEANWKLGMDNAAEGYHVPLVHAESFGEILSTDLTLTTDAGHSRYVGQLKERSLKWWGNVAKSIRLEPGDTYPHYASFLIFPNIIVVYAYSAFLTFQTFDPTGPQTLRIHTSAWLARNNGRAARDMVVESLRGFSAQVRDEDRDICAKAQRGTREAGARRPLLGVMEGRIRHFQETYIQYMQKARLP; this is encoded by the coding sequence ATGGCTGATACGTTCCGCATCGCAGCGCTACGAGGACGGATCGCGGCGGATTACTATCATCGCGATGACGTATTGGCGGCTGAGCTGGAGCATGTCTTCAAGCCGTCATGGCTGTGTGTCGGATTTTTGCAGGATGTGCAAAACCATCAGGATTTTATCACCGCCCGGATCGGTCATCACGACATTGTGGTGCAGAATTTCCACGGCGAACTGAGGGCTTTTCGCAATGTCTGCTCGCATCGCTTTGCCCGCATCCAGTGCGCCAGCACCGGCAATCGTCCTCTCCAATGCCCCTATCATGGCTGGACCTATGACGGCGCGGGCCGTCCGGTTGGCATCCCGCTCAATGGTCACAGCTTCAGTCTGGATGAGGCGGACAAGGATGCGCTGGCGCTCGAAGCCTATGCGCTGGAAACGGTCGGCCACTTCGTCTTTGTACGGATGAGTCGCGAAGGCCCCTCCTTGCAGACATTCCTCGGCAGCTTTTATGACGATTTGCATCATGTCAGCGAAACCTGCCCGGATCGTTTCGAGAAGGATAGTTTCGACTGGGAGGCCAACTGGAAACTGGGCATGGACAATGCCGCCGAAGGCTATCATGTGCCTTTGGTTCATGCCGAAAGCTTCGGTGAAATCCTGTCAACCGACCTGACCCTGACCACGGATGCGGGCCATAGCCGCTATGTCGGTCAGTTGAAAGAGCGCTCGCTGAAATGGTGGGGCAATGTCGCCAAATCGATCCGGCTGGAACCCGGCGACACATATCCGCACTATGCCAGCTTTCTGATTTTCCCCAATATCATCGTTGTTTACGCCTATAGCGCCTTCCTGACCTTCCAGACTTTTGACCCCACCGGGCCGCAAACCTTGCGCATCCATACGTCGGCATGGCTGGCGCGCAATAATGGCCGGGCCGCACGCGATATGGTCGTTGAGTCGCTAAGAGGGTTTTCGGCTCAGGTGCGTGACGAGGATCGTGACATCTGCGCCAAAGCCCAACGCGGCACGCGGGAAGCGGGGGCACGGCGCCCCTTGCTGGGAGTTATGGAAGGGCGTATTCGTCATTTTCAGGAAACCTATATACAGTATATGCAGAAAGCCCGATTACCATGA
- a CDS encoding SDR family oxidoreductase, which translates to MSQPLFNPMSMEGRTVLVTGATSGIGMATAIYLSRLGARVVASGRSEERLAEVMSQLAGEGHLGRLFDLAQLDEIVPWLKALCAEIGPLNGIAHCAAVQATRPIQAINADFVTNALSQNLGASLMLAQAYRLKACRGTPASLVYCSSSAALRAAPGNVVYAATKGGLVSAVKGLSHELVRDGIRVNAVAPAMVDTPMAENFRTIVSPEKFAHVVSLQPLGLGRPDDVAAAIAYLLADTGRWVTGTVLNVDGGFLA; encoded by the coding sequence ATGAGCCAGCCCCTCTTCAACCCCATGTCAATGGAGGGGCGCACGGTTCTGGTTACCGGGGCGACGAGCGGTATCGGCATGGCCACGGCCATCTATCTGTCGCGTCTGGGTGCGCGCGTGGTGGCCAGCGGACGCAGCGAAGAACGTCTGGCCGAGGTGATGAGCCAGCTTGCAGGCGAGGGTCATCTGGGCAGGCTGTTCGATCTGGCGCAGCTCGATGAGATCGTGCCGTGGCTGAAGGCCCTGTGCGCTGAGATTGGCCCGCTCAATGGCATCGCCCACTGCGCCGCCGTGCAGGCCACACGGCCTATTCAGGCCATCAATGCCGACTTCGTCACCAACGCCCTGTCGCAGAATCTCGGCGCATCCCTGATGCTGGCGCAGGCCTATCGCCTGAAGGCCTGCCGCGGCACACCCGCTTCGCTCGTCTATTGTTCGTCATCGGCGGCCCTGCGCGCCGCCCCCGGCAATGTCGTCTATGCCGCCACCAAGGGCGGGCTGGTTTCAGCGGTCAAGGGCCTGAGCCATGAACTGGTGCGCGACGGCATCCGCGTCAATGCCGTGGCCCCGGCCATGGTCGATACGCCGATGGCCGAAAATTTCCGCACGATCGTATCGCCGGAAAAGTTCGCGCACGTCGTAAGCCTGCAACCGCTCGGCCTTGGCCGCCCCGATGATGTGGCCGCCGCCATCGCCTATCTGCTGGCCGATACGGGCCGCTGGGTGACCGGCACGGTGCTCAATGTCGATGGCGGGTTTCTGGCGTGA
- a CDS encoding alpha/beta fold hydrolase produces the protein MAPARSPVRKLARRIHDGHSRGPLSYLDMGRADAPAIVFIHGFGADLLTWYLCLVPLASSFRVIALDLPAHGASTTEVGDASLDAMLDWFEEALELLDVRAAHLVAHSMGAKIALGFALRHPEPSLSLGLVSPAGLGGHANHDALNAFIDAPTPELAEAFARRLTGPAAAHLLPAMTRALMETMSDSERRTALGHLLGRYQASALTCFQTNATFSAGDLLGLHCPLLILWGAHDDILPRPDMAQLPPHCQWVHLADAGHVPHMETPQAVVAALKSFLSAGVA, from the coding sequence ATGGCTCCCGCGCGCAGCCCGGTACGCAAGCTGGCGCGGCGCATCCATGACGGCCATTCGCGCGGGCCTTTGAGCTATCTCGACATGGGCAGGGCCGACGCGCCCGCCATCGTTTTCATTCATGGCTTCGGCGCTGATCTGCTCACCTGGTATCTGTGTCTTGTGCCGCTGGCATCGTCGTTTCGGGTGATCGCGCTCGATCTGCCGGCGCACGGCGCCTCCACCACCGAGGTTGGCGACGCCTCGCTCGACGCCATGCTCGACTGGTTCGAGGAGGCGCTTGAGCTGCTCGATGTGCGGGCCGCCCATCTGGTGGCCCATTCGATGGGGGCCAAGATCGCGCTCGGCTTTGCGCTGCGCCATCCCGAACCCAGCCTCAGCCTTGGGCTGGTTTCGCCCGCCGGACTGGGTGGCCATGCCAATCACGATGCGCTCAACGCCTTTATCGACGCGCCAACGCCAGAGCTGGCCGAAGCCTTTGCCCGTCGGCTGACCGGCCCGGCAGCCGCGCATTTGCTGCCCGCCATGACGCGCGCCCTGATGGAGACGATGTCCGACTCTGAGCGCCGCACCGCCCTGGGTCACCTGCTGGGCCGGTATCAGGCCTCGGCCCTGACCTGTTTTCAGACCAATGCCACTTTTTCTGCCGGGGATTTGCTGGGGCTGCACTGTCCGCTTTTGATCCTGTGGGGCGCGCATGACGACATCCTGCCCCGGCCCGATATGGCGCAATTGCCACCGCACTGCCAATGGGTTCACCTGGCGGATGCCGGACATGTGCCGCACATGGAAACGCCGCAGGCCGTGGTGGCGGCGTTGAAAAGCTTCCTCTCAGCCGGGGTGGCCTGA
- the pseG gene encoding UDP-2,4-diacetamido-2,4,6-trideoxy-beta-L-altropyranose hydrolase, with protein MRLFIRTQASSAIGMGHFMRCFAIAEAARAQGLAVTFLLDALEDGVRQRLSEIGADGVVIPALGSGEDLMRLSELGLTRRDWLIVDSYAADEAYLAALSLLARLCVIDDLGLLAVYDADLLINPALAAPDMGYATKTRARCLLGAPYALIRREFREAVARPDGVVTIMFGGSDPQNLSAACAEILLHNDMFRVRIIAGPANAHIAGLRALAALHDRLEVVASPPSVAEALSDSALVITAAGGTVGELAAMGLPALVLVVYDNQAAALSACPYPVIDARTGLPTDLTLRVAALLADPAGRVQNGQKAHGLVDGLGPRRIMEAMTGV; from the coding sequence ATGCGCCTGTTTATCCGCACGCAAGCCTCAAGCGCCATCGGCATGGGCCATTTCATGCGCTGTTTCGCCATTGCCGAAGCGGCGCGCGCGCAAGGGTTGGCGGTTACCTTCCTGCTGGATGCTCTGGAAGATGGTGTGCGCCAGCGCCTGAGCGAGATTGGGGCGGATGGTGTCGTCATACCCGCTCTGGGCAGCGGCGAAGACCTGATGCGGCTGTCCGAACTGGGCCTGACGCGGCGCGACTGGCTGATCGTCGATTCCTATGCTGCCGACGAAGCCTATCTGGCCGCCTTAAGTTTGCTGGCGCGGCTGTGCGTGATCGACGATCTCGGCCTGCTGGCCGTCTATGATGCTGATCTGCTGATCAATCCGGCTCTGGCCGCGCCCGATATGGGCTATGCGACCAAAACGCGCGCCCGCTGTCTGCTGGGGGCGCCCTATGCCTTGATCCGACGCGAGTTCCGTGAGGCTGTGGCGCGGCCCGACGGGGTGGTGACGATCATGTTCGGCGGTTCCGATCCGCAGAACTTAAGCGCCGCCTGCGCCGAAATCCTGCTTCACAATGATATGTTCCGTGTACGGATCATCGCGGGCCCGGCCAATGCGCACATCGCCGGATTGCGGGCATTGGCGGCGCTGCATGACCGGCTGGAGGTGGTGGCGTCGCCGCCCTCCGTTGCCGAAGCCCTGAGCGACAGCGCGCTGGTGATCACGGCGGCGGGCGGTACGGTGGGCGAGCTGGCGGCGATGGGGCTGCCCGCGCTGGTGCTGGTGGTGTATGATAATCAGGCGGCGGCGCTGAGCGCCTGTCCCTATCCGGTGATCGATGCGCGCACGGGCCTGCCCACGGATCTGACGCTGCGGGTGGCGGCCCTGCTGGCCGATCCGGCGGGGCGCGTGCAAAACGGTCAAAAGGCGCATGGGCTGGTCGATGGGCTGGGGCCGCGGCGCATTATGGAGGCCATGACCGGTGTATAG
- a CDS encoding GNAT family N-acetyltransferase has product MYSFLSCRPVTPDDAKLLLDWRTAPHVTQYMLTDVPYDIERQRGWIQRCQARDDYHDCILQCEGRDIGYTSITITDRHSGIGEIGIYIGDLTAPHALTMYNFVHTLNHAFFTLGLHKLVNHVVAWNGRVVKMQAFNGYRHVGVLKEHALKDGVRHDLHIFEQSAAEWAVFRKKFPDNRNWWGAQTVYDGH; this is encoded by the coding sequence GTGTATAGTTTTTTGTCCTGCCGCCCGGTGACGCCGGATGACGCGAAATTGCTGCTCGACTGGCGCACGGCCCCGCACGTCACGCAATATATGCTGACCGACGTGCCCTATGACATCGAACGCCAAAGGGGCTGGATTCAGCGCTGTCAGGCGCGTGACGATTATCACGACTGCATCCTGCAATGCGAAGGCCGCGACATCGGCTATACCTCCATCACCATCACGGACCGGCATTCCGGCATAGGTGAGATCGGCATCTATATTGGCGACCTGACCGCGCCGCACGCCCTGACCATGTATAATTTCGTTCACACGCTCAACCATGCCTTTTTCACGCTCGGCCTGCACAAGCTGGTCAATCATGTGGTGGCGTGGAATGGGCGCGTGGTGAAGATGCAGGCTTTTAACGGTTATCGCCATGTCGGGGTATTGAAAGAGCACGCCCTGAAGGACGGGGTGCGCCACGACCTGCATATTTTCGAGCAGTCGGCAGCCGAATGGGCCGTATTTCGTAAAAAATTTCCCGATAACCGTAACTGGTGGGGCGCACAAACAGTATATGATGGACATTGA
- the msrB gene encoding peptide-methionine (R)-S-oxide reductase MsrB has protein sequence MSPVSARKSALGFDLTPPTSDEIQQLAARLDPEARRILLDHGTEPPFCGAFDEYEEEGTYTCNLCALPLFSSRAKFHSGSGWPSFYESLNKEHVRYIRDTSHGMVRTEIRCGRCDSHLGHVFEDGPRPTGLRYCMNSVAMDFVPDGENLPDPLNRDDPEHL, from the coding sequence ATGTCACCTGTCTCCGCCAGAAAATCGGCCCTCGGTTTCGATCTGACCCCGCCCACTTCCGACGAGATTCAGCAACTCGCGGCCCGTCTCGATCCTGAGGCGCGCCGTATCCTGCTCGATCACGGCACTGAGCCGCCATTTTGCGGGGCCTTCGATGAATATGAGGAGGAGGGCACCTATACCTGCAATCTGTGCGCCCTGCCTTTGTTTTCGTCGCGCGCCAAGTTCCATTCCGGTTCAGGCTGGCCCAGCTTTTATGAAAGCCTCAACAAAGAACACGTTCGCTATATCCGCGATACGTCGCATGGCATGGTGCGCACTGAGATCCGTTGCGGGCGCTGTGATTCGCACCTTGGCCATGTCTTCGAGGACGGGCCAAGGCCGACGGGACTGCGCTATTGCATGAATTCCGTCGCTATGGATTTCGTGCCGGATGGTGAGAATCTGCCCGATCCGCTGAACCGCGACGATCCTGAGCATCTTTAG
- a CDS encoding methyl-accepting chemotaxis protein encodes MLKKRPVAAIETTSFTDEAAALSSAQIIAALSALETGADLPDLSALTEGVAQGLRAVHARQSAQAEALRKQAQARSLQASEVRSATHHITGEVRTTREHAQSMAAGIEELTASIEQIAATASHVASAMDEANSAMRQGAQASRVAGDASRSIGEAFDVMTGSTKQLTETSTQISTFVSAIDALAQQTNLLALNATIESARAGEAGRGFSVVASEVKALSGQTRKVTDDIRAHIERLESHVKALTDSVSSVAERVQDSIANTENACVHIESIESIVADNAQNMGMIAGVINQQTEAVQELAQGITATAEHSAAAVGHADTIVAHLDKMMVG; translated from the coding sequence ATGCTCAAAAAACGTCCTGTCGCCGCCATCGAAACGACGAGCTTCACGGACGAAGCCGCCGCCCTTTCCTCGGCTCAGATCATCGCGGCCCTGTCGGCCCTTGAGACGGGTGCCGACCTGCCCGATCTCAGCGCCCTGACTGAGGGCGTGGCCCAGGGCTTACGCGCCGTTCATGCGCGCCAGTCGGCTCAGGCCGAAGCGTTGCGCAAGCAGGCTCAGGCGCGCTCATTGCAGGCCAGCGAGGTCAGGAGCGCCACTCATCATATTACCGGCGAAGTGCGCACCACGCGCGAACACGCCCAGAGCATGGCGGCGGGCATTGAAGAACTGACGGCCTCGATTGAGCAGATCGCCGCCACGGCCAGCCATGTCGCCAGTGCGATGGACGAGGCCAATTCGGCCATGCGGCAGGGCGCGCAGGCGTCGCGCGTGGCCGGTGACGCCTCGCGCAGCATCGGTGAGGCCTTTGATGTCATGACCGGTTCGACGAAGCAACTGACCGAAACCTCGACGCAGATTTCGACCTTTGTTTCGGCCATCGACGCTTTGGCGCAGCAAACCAACCTGCTGGCGCTCAACGCCACCATCGAATCGGCGCGGGCCGGTGAAGCCGGGCGCGGCTTCTCGGTCGTGGCGTCGGAAGTGAAGGCCCTGTCGGGCCAGACCCGCAAGGTCACCGATGACATCCGCGCCCATATCGAGCGGCTGGAAAGCCACGTCAAGGCCCTGACCGACAGCGTCAGCAGCGTGGCCGAGCGCGTGCAGGATTCGATTGCCAATACCGAAAACGCCTGCGTTCATATCGAATCGATTGAAAGCATCGTGGCCGATAATGCGCAGAATATGGGCATGATCGCCGGGGTCATCAATCAGCAGACCGAAGCCGTGCAGGAACTGGCGCAGGGCATTACCGCCACCGCCGAGCATTCCGCCGCTGCGGTGGGCCATGCCGATACGATTGTGGCGCATCTCGATAAGATGATGGTCGGTTAG
- a CDS encoding SGNH/GDSL hydrolase family protein: protein MFATLRHLAIIGSLSLFATTGAAQAQAAPSQALPPIRIVLVGDSTMAHKSGYGDAFCRQFGPQVTCLNEGRGGRSTKSYRVDGIWDQDVMTALKKTTNDQGVPFAKTYVLMQFGHNDGSPKPERHTDVLWEYPANLWGYAKDAQSTGATFVLVTPISMRDFVDNRLLPDRIAPFAASMQNVAIEHHLPLIDLFGESQRAVQAMGNVAANHYLAGQPIPENVLKTEATGTSVPAVFTDASQMSGHEPQKFDYTHMNQTTGATFYGRMVANLLAQTEPDVIPYLNAD from the coding sequence ATGTTTGCCACGCTCCGTCATCTGGCCATTATTGGCTCTCTGTCCCTATTCGCCACCACCGGCGCGGCTCAGGCCCAAGCCGCGCCCAGTCAGGCCCTGCCACCCATCCGCATCGTGCTGGTCGGTGATTCGACGATGGCGCATAAGAGCGGCTATGGCGACGCCTTCTGCCGCCAGTTTGGCCCGCAGGTGACCTGCCTCAATGAAGGGCGCGGCGGGCGCAGCACGAAAAGCTACCGCGTCGATGGCATCTGGGATCAGGATGTGATGACCGCGCTGAAAAAGACGACCAATGATCAGGGCGTGCCGTTTGCCAAAACCTATGTGCTGATGCAGTTCGGCCATAATGACGGCTCGCCCAAGCCGGAACGCCACACCGATGTTTTGTGGGAATATCCGGCCAATCTGTGGGGCTATGCGAAAGACGCCCAAAGCACCGGGGCCACCTTTGTGCTGGTAACGCCGATCTCGATGCGCGATTTCGTGGACAATAGGCTGCTGCCCGACCGTATCGCGCCGTTTGCTGCCTCGATGCAGAATGTCGCCATCGAGCATCACCTGCCGCTGATCGACCTGTTCGGCGAGAGCCAGCGCGCGGTGCAGGCGATGGGCAATGTGGCCGCCAACCATTATCTGGCGGGCCAGCCGATTCCCGAAAATGTGCTGAAAACCGAAGCCACCGGCACATCCGTGCCGGCGGTCTTCACCGACGCCTCGCAAATGAGCGGTCATGAACCCCAGAAGTTCGACTATACCCACATGAACCAGACGACGGGCGCGACCTTTTATGGCCGCATGGTCGCCAATCTGCTGGCCCAGACCGAACCGGACGTTATTCCCTATCTCAACGCGGATTAA
- a CDS encoding esterase-like activity of phytase family protein gives MSLRSHLLCAVAALSFMAAGSTQAEPALIATLRIPADAADKADMPEALLENGVSNHLLGGLGSGLAYAGGDHFVALPDRGPNANVYNPIVDNTVSYVARFHTLSLRLTANPAAGQAAQLPYRVDASLDKTTLLFAPTPLVYGDGVAAHIRDGRPDINTGSKYYFTGRSDGFSADESSLAADQARLDPEGVRVSPDGASLYISDEYGPHLYQFDARTGERLKSFAIPAKFGVAVQGASEDVELAANRSGRASNKGMEGLAITPDGKFLLGAMQAPLLQDGGASGTCIRLIRFDIATGRTQEFAYELTQVGKPGKPKLSDLNEILAVNDHQFLVLERDGKGLGNESKAAFKRLYLIDLASAQDVSDVEGAAALAQKAVKKTLFLDMVSTLTKAGIKASHIPAKLEGASFGQDVTLAGKTRHTLWLSSDNDFLASVPDKDGKMRPNPNRLYVYGFTDQDLPGYQAEMFTK, from the coding sequence ATGAGCTTGCGTTCACATCTGTTATGCGCCGTCGCCGCCCTCAGTTTTATGGCGGCGGGTTCAACACAGGCAGAGCCAGCCCTGATCGCCACACTGAGGATTCCCGCCGATGCGGCCGACAAGGCCGACATGCCCGAAGCCCTTCTGGAAAACGGCGTCTCCAATCATCTGCTAGGTGGCCTGGGTTCCGGCCTGGCCTATGCCGGGGGCGATCACTTCGTCGCCCTGCCGGATCGCGGCCCGAACGCCAATGTCTATAACCCCATCGTTGATAATACGGTGAGCTATGTGGCACGCTTTCATACGCTGAGCCTGCGTCTGACCGCCAATCCGGCGGCGGGGCAGGCGGCGCAATTGCCGTATCGGGTCGATGCCAGTCTGGACAAGACAACCCTGTTGTTTGCCCCGACCCCGCTTGTTTACGGCGATGGCGTGGCGGCGCATATCCGCGACGGCAGGCCTGACATCAATACGGGGTCAAAATATTATTTCACCGGTCGCTCGGATGGTTTTTCGGCGGACGAATCTTCACTGGCGGCAGATCAGGCGCGCCTTGATCCCGAAGGCGTGCGCGTTTCCCCCGATGGCGCCAGCCTCTATATATCGGATGAATACGGCCCGCACCTGTATCAGTTTGATGCCAGAACCGGTGAGCGACTGAAGAGCTTTGCCATACCGGCAAAATTTGGCGTGGCGGTTCAGGGCGCCAGTGAAGATGTCGAACTGGCGGCCAATCGCTCAGGCCGGGCCTCCAATAAGGGTATGGAGGGGCTGGCTATAACACCGGATGGCAAGTTTCTGCTGGGTGCGATGCAGGCACCGCTGTTACAGGATGGTGGGGCATCCGGCACCTGTATTCGCCTGATCCGCTTTGATATAGCCACGGGCAGGACGCAGGAATTTGCTTATGAACTGACGCAGGTCGGCAAGCCGGGAAAGCCGAAACTGTCCGATCTCAATGAGATTCTGGCCGTCAATGACCACCAGTTTCTGGTGCTGGAGCGCGATGGCAAGGGCCTGGGAAATGAATCGAAGGCCGCGTTCAAGCGCCTTTATCTGATTGACCTGGCGTCGGCGCAGGATGTCAGCGATGTCGAGGGGGCGGCAGCCCTGGCACAGAAAGCCGTTAAAAAGACGCTCTTTCTGGATATGGTCAGCACACTGACGAAGGCGGGCATCAAGGCGTCCCACATACCGGCCAAGCTGGAGGGAGCGAGTTTCGGGCAGGATGTCACGCTGGCGGGAAAGACGCGGCATACCTTGTGGCTGTCATCGGATAATGACTTTCTGGCGAGCGTGCCGGATAAGGATGGCAAGATGCGGCCCAATCCCAATCGTCTGTACGTCTATGGTTTTACCGATCAGGACCTGCCCGGTTATCAGGCTGAGATGTTCACGAAATAG